In the Archocentrus centrarchus isolate MPI-CPG fArcCen1 chromosome 19, fArcCen1, whole genome shotgun sequence genome, AAGCAATCAAACAGCTAAGTGCTGCGAAGGCATCAATGCAAGTATATGAGCAAGATGAAAATTCAGAAGAAGAAATTAGGCAGTTGCTACATGATTGCAGATTGGAAAGGGAGAAGGAAAGTGACAGAATTGACTACAAGGGTCGAAATGTTAACGCACCAGAGCTTCCTTCTCCACAACATACCGTTACACAGCCACTGCATGATGGCAGTATAGCAGCACTTGCTAGGGTGTTGGCAGATTCTATCAGTGCCAGTCGTCTTCCTATACCAGAGCCAACTGTATTCAGTGGTGACCCTCTGAAGTATAAGAATTGGAAAGCTGCCTTTCAAACTTTGATAGACAGAAAAAATATACTGGCATCTGAAAAAATCTACTATTTAGGCAAGTACGTTGGTGGACCAGCTAAGAAGGCCATTGAAAATTATTTCCTGCTAGGCACAGAGGCTGCTTACATTACAGCATGGGAGGTTTTAGAGGAAAGATTTGGAAACTCTTTCCTTATTGCAAAGGCCTTCAGAGACAAACTAAATGCATGGCCCAAGATTGGCTCCAAGGACAGCTTAGAGCTTCAGGAGTTTGTAGACTTCCTGCGTAGCTGTGAAACTGCGGTAACCCAGATTAATGGATTAGAGATTCTTAATGATTGCAACGAAAATCAAAAAATCCTCTCCAAGCTTCCTGACTGGCTGACTTCAAGGTGGAATCGAAAGGTCTTAATAATAGAAGAAGAAACTGGAAGATTTCCAAGCTTTAGCCAGTTTGTACAGTTTCTTATTAAGGAAGCAAAGATTGCATGCAATCCTGTTACCTCACTCCATGCTTTGAAACAATGTGATGGGGAAAGGGCCAAACCACAAGGAAAGCGGGGTCATGCAGCTAAGGTTCTATCAACAAACAGTGATGAGAAGAGTGACACCTTAACTTGTGTATTTTGTGAAAGATCAGGTCACAGTTTGTACAAGTGTAGAAGATTTCTGGAAAAACCAACAGTAGAACGACACAAGTTTGTTCAAGAAAGTAAACTGTGCTTTGGCTGTCTCAAACCTGGACATCATTCGAGAGACTGTAAGAATAGAAATACTTGCAGTACATGCCAGAAAAGGCATCCGACTTGCTTACATGAGGATCGGAAGGAAGAACAGAAGTCAGGAAAGTTTGAAAGAACAAAGGAAGGCGATAGCTGCAGGAAAAGAAACGAACAAGTAGAAGAAACCAGAGCAAGACAAATAAGTGAGGTGACATCTAACAGAGTTCAGCATGACAACACCAGCACTCAGACATCCACAATTATTCCTGTGTGGGTTTCAGCAGTGAAAGAGCCTAACAAAGAAACACTTGTTTATGCACTCCTTGATACACAGAGTGACACAACTTTCATTCTTGAAGAGACAGCACGTTCTCTAAAGGCAAAGGGTGAACAGGTCAAACTCAAGTTATCTACCATGGCCTCTAAGACTACTGTTGTATCATGCCAAAGGCTCTCTGGTTTGCAAGTCAGAGGATTCAATTCAGAGAAGAAAATAACTCTTCCTACAGCTTACACAAGGAAATTCATTCCTGCAAATAGAGATCATATCCCTACACCAGAGACAGCTAGGGCATGGGCTCATCTTGAGCACATCGCTGATAAGTTAGCTCTTCCTCAAAGTTGTGAAGTTGGCTTACTAATTGGCTACAACTGTTCACAAGCTCTTCTTCCTAGAGAAGTGGTGTCTGGTGAAGAAAATCAACCATTTGCACAGAGAACAGACTTAGGATGGAGCATTATTGGATATGCCAGCCCATACATGGATGGTGGAGACGCTATTGGAGTGAGCCATCAAGTTATCACAAGGCAAGTGACACCATCACTCCAGCTTCCATCCAGTCGCAACCATGAAGTTCACTATGTGTGCAGGACACAGATCAAAGAAGTAATTTCATCTGACCAATGGAACTATGTTGCCTCAGAGGACAACCCTGCTGACCACTCTTCTAGGGGACTGACAGCTGTACAGCTAAAGACATCGAACTGGTTTAGAGGCCCAGATTTTCTGTGGCAACTACAGCTCCCAAGTAGGTTGATCATGGTGGGAGAGATTTCAGAAAATGACCCAGAACTACGAAAGGCTCATGCCCACAACCTTCAATCAAGGGAAGAGCGGTCGCTGCTTGATCGTCTTGAAAGGTTTTCAGATTGGACAAGAGCAGTACGGGCAGTAGCCACACTGAAACGTAGAGTGAAGGGCCAGAAACTAAGGTCCAATGAACCCACAACCTTGGAAGAACGTAAGGAAGCAGAAGTTTTTCTTATAAGACTGGTTCAAGCCATGCACTTCCCTAAGAACACAATGAGTCGTAAGCAAAATGGACAAATCAAAGCAACTGACAAGACAAACAAATTGCACAAATTAAACCCATTCCTTGATGAGCAGGGTGTGCTCAGGGTAGGAGGGCGTTTAACCCACTCCAGTCTTCACCCTCACGTGAAACACCCAGCTATCCTTCCCAAGGAAAACCATTTGTCAACACTCCTTATCAAGCATTATCATGAAAGGGTGCAACACCAGGGACGGGGTATGACTGTTAATGAACTGCGAGCCAATGGTGTTTGGATTCTTGGATGCAGTAAGGCAGTCTCGTCACATATTTACAACTGCACAAGGTGTAGGAAGTATAGACGCAGCACTGAAGAACAACGGATGGCTGACCTCCCACAAGAGCGTGCAGAGTTGACTCCACCCTTTACATACTGTGGGATGGACTGCTTTGGACCCATCTATATTAAAGAGGGAAGAAAGGAGTTAAAACGTTACGGACTTTTACTGACATGCATGTGCTCCAGAGCCATACATATCGAGATGCTCAATGACTTAACAACGGATGCATTGATCAATGCTCTGCGCTCATTTATTGCATTGCGTGGAAGTGTCAGACAACTTCGCTGTGATCAAGGCAGCAACTTTATGGGTGCAAGGCGTGAGTTTGCTGAAGCTATGAAGGAGATGGATGGAGAGAAACTCAAAAAATTTGGATGTGAGTTCATTATGAATACTCCATCTGCGAGTCATCAAGGTGGCCTTTGGGAACGGCAAATACGAACGGTACGTAATGTCCTTTCATCCATCCTTGACCAGTCGGATAAAAGACTTGACAGCAGTTCTTTAAGAACTTTCCTCTACGAGGTTATGGCAATTGTAAACAGCAGGCCATTAACAACAGAACATTTGCACAATCCATCTGGTCCAGAACCTTTGACGCCTAATCACATCTTGACTATGAAGTCCAGCGTTATTGCTCCCCCTCCTGGAAGGTTTATCAAGGAAGATCTGTACCTTCAAAAACGATGGCGCAGAGTACAGTTCCTAGCCAACAGCTTTTGGGCACGGTGGAAGAAGGAATATTTGTTAAATCTTCAGAACCGGCAAAAATGGAGCAAGGTGAGAAGAAATGCAAAGGTCAACGATATTGTG is a window encoding:
- the LOC115798709 gene encoding uncharacterized protein LOC115798709 isoform X1, translating into MSVTNASKDYDKHEERNNTKPQEYPPLCSSPPQNIDGLQETQGTLEVQTSTSKCPQTTQDVQQAPRKSHRSRTLTEKGREMLKPRIKELEQSFKIKYEKWKVLAKDAHHSLSGSCSDEELQTIINNISCASRELNTAYENWRKVDNPDNNARRRIDSSEEITKNVIETAKCYLRGKKPVDTQFIGHESFLMSEKSYHTSKHSQSSSVCKDSQRSSRVTSKCSSATSMSRQEAAAKIAAAEATLEIIHEQQCQQAELLRLEAEDKRQIAEQTAEACRRRLRMEEEEALLKAKLEVENAARRKILEDKRRELERLEAIKQLSAAKASMQVYEQDENSEEEIRQLLHDCRLEREKESDRIDYKGRNVNAPELPSPQHTVTQPLHDGSIAALARVLADSISASRLPIPEPTVFSGDPLKYKNWKAAFQTLIDRKNILASEKIYYLGKYVGGPAKKAIENYFLLGTEAAYITAWEVLEERFGNSFLIAKAFRDKLNAWPKIGSKDSLELQEFVDFLRSCETAVTQINGLEILNDCNENQKILSKLPDWLTSRWNRKVLIIEEETGRFPSFSQFVQFLIKEAKIACNPVTSLHALKQCDGERAKPQGKRGHAAKVLSTNSDEKSDTLTCVFCERSGHSLYKCRRFLEKPTVERHKFVQESKLCFGCLKPGHHSRDCKNRNTCSTCQKRHPTCLHEDRKEEQKSGKFERTKEGDSCRKRNEQVEETRARQISEVTSNRVQHDNTSTQTSTIIPVWVSAVKEPNKETLVYALLDTQSDTTFILEETARSLKAKGEQVKLKLSTMASKTTVVSCQRLSGLQVRGFNSEKKITLPTAYTRKFIPANRDHIPTPETARAWAHLEHIADKLALPQSCEVGLLIGYNCSQALLPREVVSGEENQPFAQRTDLGWSIIGYASPYMDGGDAIGVSHQVITRQVTPSLQLPSSRNHEVHYVCRTQIKEVISSDQWNYVASEDNPADHSSRGLTAVQLKTSNWFRGPDFLWQLQLPSRLIMVGEISENDPELRKAHAHNLQSREERSLLDRLERFSDWTRAVRAVATLKRRVKGQKLRSNEPTTLEERKEAEVFLIRLVQAMHFPKNTMSRKQNGQIKATDKTNKLHKLNPFLDEQGVLRVGGRLTHSSLHPHVKHPAILPKENHLSTLLIKHYHERVQHQGRGMTVNELRANGVWILGCSKAVSSHIYNCTRCRKYRRSTEEQRMADLPQERAELTPPFTYCGMDCFGPIYIKEGRKELKRYGLLLTCMCSRAIHIEMLNDLTTDALINALRSFIALRGSVRQLRCDQGSNFMGARREFAEAMKEMDGEKLKKFGCEFIMNTPSASHQGGLWERQIRTVRNVLSSILDQSDKRLDSSSLRTFLYEVMAIVNSRPLTTEHLHNPSGPEPLTPNHILTMKSSVIAPPPGRFIKEDLYLQKRWRRVQFLANSFWARWKKEYLLNLQNRQKWSKVRRNAKVNDIVLLKDDSAPRNQWKMARITDVYPGKDGQVRSIRLLISDSTLDNKGRRTTKPTYLERPIQKIVTLLEADG
- the LOC115798709 gene encoding uncharacterized protein LOC115798709 isoform X2 produces the protein MSVTNASKDYDKHEERNNTKPQEYPPLCSSPPQNIDGLQETQGTLEVQTSTSKCPQTTQDVQQAPRKSHRSRTLTEKGREMLKPRIKELEQSFKIKYEKWKVLAKDAHHSLSGSCSDEELQTIINNISCASRELNTAYENWRKVDNPDNNARRRIDSSEEITKNVIETAKCYLRGKKPVDTQFIGHESFLMSEKSYHTSKHSQSSSVCKDSQRSSRVTSKCSSATSMSRQEAAAKIAAAEATLEIIHEQQCQQAELLRLEAEDKRQIAEQTAEACRRRLRMEEEEALLKAKLEVENAARRKILEDKRRELERLEAIKQLSAAKASMQVYEQDENSEEEIRQLLHDCRLEREKESDRIDYKGRNVNAPELPSPQHTVTQPLHDGSIAALARVLADSISASRLPIPEPTVFSGDPLKYKNWKAAFQTLIDRKNILASEKIYYLGKYVGGPAKKAIENYFLLGTEAAYITAWEVLEERFGNSFLIAKAFRDKLNAWPKIGSKDSLELQEFVDFLRSCETAVTQINGLEILNDCNENQKILSKLPDWLTSRWNRKVLIIEEETGRFPSFSQFVQFLIKEAKIACNPVTSLHALKQCDGERAKPQGKRGHAAKVLSTNSDEKSDTLTCVFCERSGHSLYKCRRFLEKPTVERHKFVQESKLCFGCLKPGHHSRDCKNRNTCSTCQKRHPTCLHEDRKEEQKSGKFERTKEGDSCRKRNEQVEETRARQISEVTSNRVQHDNTSTQTSTIIPVWVSAVKEPNKETLVYALLDTQSDTTFILEETARSLKAKGEQVKLKLSTMASKTTVVSCQRLSGLQVRGFNSEKKITLPTAYTRKFIPANRDHIPTPETARAWAHLEHIADKLALPQSCEVGLLIGYNCSQALLPREVVSGEENQPFAQRTDLGWSIIGYASPYMDGGDAIGVSHQVITRQVTPSLQLPSSRNHEVHYVCRTQIKEVISSDQWNYVASEDNPADHSSRGLTAVQLKTSNWFRGPDFLWQLQLPSRLIMVGEISENDPELRKAHAHNLQSREERSLLDRLERFSDWTRAVRAVATLKRRVKGQKLRSNEPTTLEERKEAEVFLIRLVQAMHFPKNTMSRKQNGQIKATDKTNKLHKLNPFLDEQGVLRVGGRLTHSSLHPHVKHPAILPKENHLSTLLIKHYHERVQHQGRGMTVNELRANGVWILGCSKAVSSHIYNCTRCRKYRRSTEEQRMADLPQERAELTPPFTYCGMDCFGPIYIKE